The genomic interval GTGCACGGCCTGGGTGAGCTCGGCGAGACCGTGAAGGTCAAACCGGGTTTCGCGCGCAATTTCCTGATCCCGGGCCGCAAGGCCATTACCGCGACGCGCGACAATCGC from Pseudomonadota bacterium carries:
- a CDS encoding bL9 family ribosomal protein, with protein sequence MAEVVILLEKVHGLGELGETVKVKPGFARNFLIPGRKAITATRDNR